A DNA window from Corvus moneduloides isolate bCorMon1 chromosome 22, bCorMon1.pri, whole genome shotgun sequence contains the following coding sequences:
- the AGMAT gene encoding agmatinase, mitochondrial gives MRPLLWAACSQLLPQGAGLCAPKPALTTLVTTLVTTSHHSLRPPAPLATSSSSLSAFAAFLRPLVPGSRAPTRWSSRFNVPPSALLVARPVGVCSMMRLPLQASAEGLDAAFVGVPLDTGTSNRPGARFGPRQIRAESAMVRRCNGSTGAAPFDSLRVADIGDVNVNLYNLPDSCRLIRESYQGIVASGCVPLTLGGDHTITYPILQALAAKHGPVGLVHVDAHTDTGDTALGEKIYHGSTFRRCVEEGLLDCSRVVQIGIRGSSYDPDPNKYCREQGFRVVPAEECWMKSLEPLMREVRAQMGDKPMYISFDIDGLDPAYAPGTGTPEIAGLTPAQALEIIRGCRGLNIVGCDLVEVAPMYDASGNTALLGANLLFEMLCVLPGVKTL, from the exons ATGAGgcccctgctctgggctgcctgcagccagctgctgccccagggagctgggctctgcGCTCCCAAGCCAGCTCTGACCACTCTGGTGACCACTCTGGTGACCACCTCACACCACAGCCTGCGGCCCCCGGCCCCTCTGGCCACCTCCAGCTCGTCACTCAGTGCATTTGCAGCGTTCCTCCGGCCCCTGGttccagggagcagagcccccaCCCGCTGGAGCTCACGGTTCAAcgtgccccccagtgccctgctCGTGGCCCGGCCCGTGGGGGTCTGCTCCATGATGAGGCTTCCCCTGCAGGCGTCGGCGGAGGGGCTGGACGCGGCGTTTGTCGGCGTTCCGCTGGACACGGGCACATCCAACCGGCCAGGAGCCAG GTTCGGCCCGCGTCAGATCCGTGCCGAGTCCGCGATGGTGAGGAGGTGCAACGGCAGCACCGGGGCGGCACCGTTCGACTCCCTGCGGGTGGCCGACATCGGGGACGTGAACGTGAACCTCTACAACCTGCCCGACAGCTGCCGCCTCATCCGGGAGTCCTACCAGGGGATCGTGGCCTCCGGCTGCGTGCCCCTCACCTTGG GTGGAGATCACACCATAACATACCCAATCCTGCAGGCCCTGGCAGCAAA GCACGGTCCCGTGGGACTGGTGCACGTGGATGCTCACACCGACACCGGAGACACGGCTCTGGGGGAGAAGATCTACCACGGGAGCACGTTCCGGCGCTGTGTGGAGGAAGGGCTGCTGGACTGCAGCCGCGTGGTCCAGATCGGCATCCGAGGCTCCTCCTATGACCCCGATCCCAACAAGTACTGCCGGGAACAG GGTTTCCGGGTGGTCCCGGCTGAGGAGTGCTGGATGAAGTCCCTGGAGCCACTGATGAGGGAGGTGAGGGCACAGATGGGGGACAAGCCAATGTACATCAGCTTCGATATCGATGGGCTGGACCCTGCGTACGCCCCGGGCACCGGCACCCCGGAGATAGCCGGGCTCACACCGGCGCAG GCTTTGGAGATTATTCGTGGCTGCAGAGGCCTGAACATAGTGGGGTGTGACCTTGTGGAAGTTGCACCAATGTACGACGCCTCTG GCAACACGGCCCTCCTGGGGGCAAACCTACTGTTTGAGATGCTGTGTGTTCTCCCAGGAGTGAAGACGCTGTGA
- the DNAJC16 gene encoding dnaJ homolog subfamily C member 16 isoform X1 — protein sequence MEPGRAGRLLLLLLLPALGAAALGEFDPYRVLGVGRSSSQADIKKAYKRLAREWHPDKNKDPGAEDKFIQISKAYEILSNEEKRANFDRYGDAGESQGFAQQHHRQFHRFHDGFYFDESFFHFPFNSERRDTSDEKYLLHFSHYINEIVPDSFKKPYLIKITSDWCFSCIHIEPVWKEVAQELEALGAGIGVVHAGYERRLAHHLGAHSTPTLLGLINGKITFFHNAVVRENLRQFVENLLPGNLVEKITDKNYIHFLSDWKKDNKPHVLLFDHMPVVPLLYKLTAFAYRDYLSFGYVYVGLRGTEELSSQYNINVYTPTMMIFKEHIDRPADVVQAREMKKQLIDDFLSQNKFLMVARLTNQRLFQELCPVKKSHRQRKHCVVLLTGEGEKFAEAYEAFLTFAVANTKDTLRFVHIYSDRQPEFAEALLMDEEKYRGRSAVVILERRNNAGKIAYKALEEAWQGSKEDNFILLDLLDQLRTDPGLLSWETVVADLNDELAPMFLVRWFYSTLDYISDCWDSLFHSNWREMMPLLSLLFSALFILFGTVIVQAFSDSSDTRDSPPSGKEETAAKMEKNDASFSKESNSRIPKKGFVEVTELTDINYTSNLVRLRPGHMNVVLILSNSTKTPLLQKFALEVYTFTGSSSLHFSFLSLDKHREWLEYLLEFAQDAAPIPNQYDKHFLERDYTGYVLALNGHKKYFCLFKPHRSGDEGGTLGLCEDYDALQHTEARGKPSCSPGSRSIKNKLHKLSFWMERLLEGSLQRFYIPSWPALD from the exons AtggagccgggccgggccgggcgcctcctgctcctcctgctgctgccggcGCTGGGAGCGGCCGCGCTGGGGGAATTCGACCCGTACCGCGTGCTGGGGGTCGGCCGGAGCTCCAGCCAGGCCGACATCAAGAAGGCCTACAAGCGGCTCGCCCGGGAATG GCACCCTGACAAAAACAAGGAcccaggagcagaggacaaATTCATCCAGATCAGCAAGGCCTATGAG ATTCTCTCCAACGAGGAAAAGAGGGCAAACTTTGATCGCTACGGAGATGCCGGGGAAAGCCAGGGCTTTGCTCAGCAGCATCATCGCCAGTTCCACCGCTTCCATGACGGCTTCTATTTTGATGAGTCCTTCTTCCATTTCCCTTTCAATTCGGAGAGGCGCGACACCTCCGACGAGAAGTATTTGCTCCACTTTTCCCACTACATCAATGAAATCGTGCCGGATAGTTTCAAGAAACCTTACCTCATTAAAATCACCTCAGACTGGTGCTTCAGCTGCATCCACATCGAGCCTGTGTGGAAGGAAGTTGCTCAGGAATTGGAGGCGCTGG GAGCAGGAATCGGCGTTGTTCACGCGGGGTACGAACGGCGCCTCGCCCATCATCTGGGTGCCCACAGCACTCCGACCCTGCTGGGGCTCATTAACGGGAAAATAACCTTCTTCCACAACGCTGTCGTTCGGGAAAACCTGCGGCAGTTCGTGGAGAACCTTCTGCCAGGGAATCTTGTTGAAAAG ATTACAGATAAAAACTACATCCACTTTCTGTCCGACTGGAAGAAGGACAACAAGCCCCACGTGCTGCTGTTCGATCACATGCCAGTTGTGCCCTTGTTATACAAG ctgaCGGCCTTTGCCTACCGAGATTACCTGTCCTTTGGGTACGTGTACGTCGGACTCCGAGGCACCGAGGAGTTGTCCAGCCAGTACAACATCAATGTCTACACTCCCACCATGATGATCTTCAAGGAGCACATCGACCGGCCCGCTGATGTTGTGCAG GCACGAGAAATGAAGAAGCAGCTCATTGATGACTTCCTTTCCCAGAATAAGTTCCTCATGGTGGCCAGACTCACCAACCAGAGGCTGTTCCAGGAGCTGTGTCCTGTGAAGAAGTCTCACCGTCAGCGGAA GCACTGCGTGGTCTTGCTTACCGGGGAAGGAGAGAAGTTTGCTGAGGCTTATGAGGCCTTTTTGACTTTTGCTGTGGCCAACACAAAAGACACTCTGAGGTTTGTGCACATCTACAGCGATCGGCAGCCGGAATTTGCAGAGGCCTTGCTGATGGATGAGGAGAAGTATCGTGGAAGATCAGCT GTGGTCATTCTGGAGAGACGCAATAATGCAGGGAAAATTGCCTACAAAGCCTTGGAGGAGGCCTGGCAGGGCAGCAAAGAGGACAATTTCATCCTCCTGGATCTCCTGGACCAGCTGAGGACAGACCCCGGCCTTCTTTCATGGGAGACCGTCGTGGCAGACCTGAATGATGAGCTCGCTCCT ATGTTCCTTGTCCGATGGTTCTACTCCACGCTGGACTACATCTCAGACTGCTGGGACAGTTTGTTTCACAGTAACTG GCGAGAAATGATGCCACTCCTGTCCTTGCTCTTCTCCGCGCTCTTCATTCTCTTTGGCACCGTTATTGTTCAGGCTTTCAG TGATTCGAGTGATACAAGGGACTCTCCACCCTCAGGGAAAGAAGAAACCGCTGCAAAGATGGAGAAGAACGACGCGAGCTTCAGCAAAGAGAGTAACAG CAGGATTCCCAAAAAGGGCTTTGTTGAGGTGACTGAGCTAACGGACATCAACTACACCAGTAACCTGGTGCGCCTGAGGCCGGGGCATATGAACGTCGTCTTGATCCTGTCCAACTCCACCAAAACCCCCCTGCTCCAGAAGTTCGCCCTGGAAGTCTACACGTTCACAGG gagcagctctctTCACTTCTCCTTCCTCAGCCTGGACAAGCACCGAGAGTGGCTGGAGTATCTGCTGGAGTTTGCGCAGGATGCGGCCCCCATCCCAAACCAGTATGACAAGCATTTCCTCGAGCGTGACTACACGGGCTATGTTCTGGCTCTGAACGGCCACAAGAAGTACTTCTGCCTCTTTAAGCCTCACAGATCAGGGGACGAGGGGGGAACCCTGGGATTGTGCGAGGATTACGATGCTTTACAACACACGGAAGCCAGAGGGAaaccctcctgcagcccaggatctagatccattaaaaacaaattacacAAATTGTCCTTTTGGATGGAACGCCTTCTAGAGGGTTCCTTACAGAGGTTCTATATCCCCTCGTGGCCAGCGCTAGACTGA
- the DNAJC16 gene encoding dnaJ homolog subfamily C member 16 isoform X2, with amino-acid sequence MEPGRAGRLLLLLLLPALGAAALGEFDPYRVLGVGRSSSQADIKKAYKRLAREWHPDKNKDPGAEDKFIQISKAYEILSNEEKRANFDRYGDAGESQGFAQQHHRQFHRFHDGFYFDESFFHFPFNSERRDTSDEKYLLHFSHYINEIVPDSFKKPYLIKITSDWCFSCIHIEPVWKEVAQELEALGAGIGVVHAGYERRLAHHLGAHSTPTLLGLINGKITFFHNAVVRENLRQFVENLLPGNLVEKITDKNYIHFLSDWKKDNKPHVLLFDHMPVVPLLYKLTAFAYRDYLSFGYVYVGLRGTEELSSQYNINVYTPTMMIFKEHIDRPADVVQAREMKKQLIDDFLSQNKFLMVARLTNQRLFQELCPVKKSHRQRKHCVVLLTGEGEKFAEAYEAFLTFAVANTKDTLRFVHIYSDRQPEFAEALLMDEEKYRGRSAVVILERRNNAGKIAYKALEEAWQGSKEDNFILLDLLDQLRTDPGLLSWETVVADLNDELAPMFLVRWFYSTLDYISDCWDSLFHSNWREMMPLLSLLFSALFILFGTVIVQAFSDSSDTRDSPPSGKEETAAKMEKNDASFSKESNRIPKKGFVEVTELTDINYTSNLVRLRPGHMNVVLILSNSTKTPLLQKFALEVYTFTGSSSLHFSFLSLDKHREWLEYLLEFAQDAAPIPNQYDKHFLERDYTGYVLALNGHKKYFCLFKPHRSGDEGGTLGLCEDYDALQHTEARGKPSCSPGSRSIKNKLHKLSFWMERLLEGSLQRFYIPSWPALD; translated from the exons AtggagccgggccgggccgggcgcctcctgctcctcctgctgctgccggcGCTGGGAGCGGCCGCGCTGGGGGAATTCGACCCGTACCGCGTGCTGGGGGTCGGCCGGAGCTCCAGCCAGGCCGACATCAAGAAGGCCTACAAGCGGCTCGCCCGGGAATG GCACCCTGACAAAAACAAGGAcccaggagcagaggacaaATTCATCCAGATCAGCAAGGCCTATGAG ATTCTCTCCAACGAGGAAAAGAGGGCAAACTTTGATCGCTACGGAGATGCCGGGGAAAGCCAGGGCTTTGCTCAGCAGCATCATCGCCAGTTCCACCGCTTCCATGACGGCTTCTATTTTGATGAGTCCTTCTTCCATTTCCCTTTCAATTCGGAGAGGCGCGACACCTCCGACGAGAAGTATTTGCTCCACTTTTCCCACTACATCAATGAAATCGTGCCGGATAGTTTCAAGAAACCTTACCTCATTAAAATCACCTCAGACTGGTGCTTCAGCTGCATCCACATCGAGCCTGTGTGGAAGGAAGTTGCTCAGGAATTGGAGGCGCTGG GAGCAGGAATCGGCGTTGTTCACGCGGGGTACGAACGGCGCCTCGCCCATCATCTGGGTGCCCACAGCACTCCGACCCTGCTGGGGCTCATTAACGGGAAAATAACCTTCTTCCACAACGCTGTCGTTCGGGAAAACCTGCGGCAGTTCGTGGAGAACCTTCTGCCAGGGAATCTTGTTGAAAAG ATTACAGATAAAAACTACATCCACTTTCTGTCCGACTGGAAGAAGGACAACAAGCCCCACGTGCTGCTGTTCGATCACATGCCAGTTGTGCCCTTGTTATACAAG ctgaCGGCCTTTGCCTACCGAGATTACCTGTCCTTTGGGTACGTGTACGTCGGACTCCGAGGCACCGAGGAGTTGTCCAGCCAGTACAACATCAATGTCTACACTCCCACCATGATGATCTTCAAGGAGCACATCGACCGGCCCGCTGATGTTGTGCAG GCACGAGAAATGAAGAAGCAGCTCATTGATGACTTCCTTTCCCAGAATAAGTTCCTCATGGTGGCCAGACTCACCAACCAGAGGCTGTTCCAGGAGCTGTGTCCTGTGAAGAAGTCTCACCGTCAGCGGAA GCACTGCGTGGTCTTGCTTACCGGGGAAGGAGAGAAGTTTGCTGAGGCTTATGAGGCCTTTTTGACTTTTGCTGTGGCCAACACAAAAGACACTCTGAGGTTTGTGCACATCTACAGCGATCGGCAGCCGGAATTTGCAGAGGCCTTGCTGATGGATGAGGAGAAGTATCGTGGAAGATCAGCT GTGGTCATTCTGGAGAGACGCAATAATGCAGGGAAAATTGCCTACAAAGCCTTGGAGGAGGCCTGGCAGGGCAGCAAAGAGGACAATTTCATCCTCCTGGATCTCCTGGACCAGCTGAGGACAGACCCCGGCCTTCTTTCATGGGAGACCGTCGTGGCAGACCTGAATGATGAGCTCGCTCCT ATGTTCCTTGTCCGATGGTTCTACTCCACGCTGGACTACATCTCAGACTGCTGGGACAGTTTGTTTCACAGTAACTG GCGAGAAATGATGCCACTCCTGTCCTTGCTCTTCTCCGCGCTCTTCATTCTCTTTGGCACCGTTATTGTTCAGGCTTTCAG TGATTCGAGTGATACAAGGGACTCTCCACCCTCAGGGAAAGAAGAAACCGCTGCAAAGATGGAGAAGAACGACGCGAGCTTCAGCAAAGAGAGTAACAG GATTCCCAAAAAGGGCTTTGTTGAGGTGACTGAGCTAACGGACATCAACTACACCAGTAACCTGGTGCGCCTGAGGCCGGGGCATATGAACGTCGTCTTGATCCTGTCCAACTCCACCAAAACCCCCCTGCTCCAGAAGTTCGCCCTGGAAGTCTACACGTTCACAGG gagcagctctctTCACTTCTCCTTCCTCAGCCTGGACAAGCACCGAGAGTGGCTGGAGTATCTGCTGGAGTTTGCGCAGGATGCGGCCCCCATCCCAAACCAGTATGACAAGCATTTCCTCGAGCGTGACTACACGGGCTATGTTCTGGCTCTGAACGGCCACAAGAAGTACTTCTGCCTCTTTAAGCCTCACAGATCAGGGGACGAGGGGGGAACCCTGGGATTGTGCGAGGATTACGATGCTTTACAACACACGGAAGCCAGAGGGAaaccctcctgcagcccaggatctagatccattaaaaacaaattacacAAATTGTCCTTTTGGATGGAACGCCTTCTAGAGGGTTCCTTACAGAGGTTCTATATCCCCTCGTGGCCAGCGCTAGACTGA
- the CASP9 gene encoding caspase-9 isoform X2 produces MEEQQRRALRRGRARLVAALRVEPLWDPLEQRGLFTRPMLEELQSAGSRGEQARQLIIDLETRGKQAFPAFLSILRDTGQGDLAEMLIQECESRPVLPQLPDLRPVELELREEKQHVTPHEHLSISVQAESERPRIPPVPARGSAVDKRSRDLVYEMKTDPCGHCLILNNVNFSRDSGLSTREGSDIDCEKLERRFKALRFTVLTRRDLKAQEIVLELQKLSRQDHSALDCCIVVILSHGCQTSHIQFPGGIYGTDGKPIPIEKIVNYFNGSNSPSLRGKPKLFFIQACGGEQRDQGFVVDCDSPEEEAPGGSLESDATPFRVPSDNVDEPDAIACLPTPSDILVSYSTFPGFVSWREKSSGSWYVEMLDSVLEQYAHSEDLLGMLVRVAGAVSAKGRYKQMPGCFNFLRKKFFFACD; encoded by the exons atggaggagcagcagcgCCGGGCGCTGCGGCGCGGGCGGGCCCGGCTGGTGGCAGCGCTGCGGGTGGAGCCGCTCTGGGACCCGCTGGAGCAGCGCGGGCTCTTCACCCGGCCcatgctggaggagctgcag agtGCTGGCAGCCGAGGAGAGCAAGCCCGACAGCTGATCATCGACCTGGAGACTCGAGGGAAGCAGgctttccctgctttcctctccaTCCTGAGGGACACCGGGCAGGGTGACCTCGCTGAGATGCTGATCCAGGAGTGCGAATCCCGGCCAGTGCTGCCGCAGCTGCCGGACCTGCGGCCCGTGGAGCTGGAGCTGCGGGAAGAAAAACAGC ATGTGACCCCTCACGAACATTTGTCTATCTCAGTCCAAGCCGAGAGTGAAAGACCTCGAATACCTCCTGTGCCAGCCCGGG GTTCAGCTGTTGACAAGAGGAGCCGTGACCTG GTTTATGAGATGAAAACGGATCCCTGTGGACACTGCCTGATCCTCAATAACGTCAATTTCTCCAGAGACTCGGGTCTCTCGACCCGAGAAGGCTCCGACATCGActgtgagaagctggagagGCGCTTCAAGGCCTTGCGCTTCACCGTCCTGACGCGGCGGGATCTGAAAGCTCAG GAAATTGTTTTGGAGCTGCAGAAGCTGTCACGGCAGGACCACAGTGCTTTGGACTGCTGCATCGTGGTCATCCTTTCCCATGGCTGTCAG ACGAGCCATATTCAGTTTCCCGGAGGCATTTACGGAACGGATGGAAAACCCATTCCCATAGAAAAGATTGTGAACTATTTCAATGGGTCCAATTCCCCGAGTTTGAGAGgaaaacccaaactgttcttCATCCAGGCCTGTGGTGGAG aACAAAGAGATCAAGGCTTTGTAGTGGATTGTGATTCGCCTGAAGAGGAAGCTCCTGGGGGTTCTTTGGAATCGGACGCGACTCCGTTTCGGGTGCCATCGGATAACGTGGATGAGCCCGATGCCATCGCCTGTTTGCCCACACCCAGCGACATCTTGGTTTCCTACTCAACTTTTCCAG GTTTTGTCTCCTGGAGGGAGAAGTCGAGTGGCTCGTGGTATGTGGAAATGCTGGACAGTGTGCTGGAGCAATATGCCCATTCAGAAGATCTGCTGGGCATGTTAGTGAGg GTGGCAGGTGCTGTCTCTGCCAAGGGAAGGTACAAGCAGATGCCGGGATGTTTCAATTTCCTCCGTAAAAAATTCTTCTTCGCATGCGACTGA
- the CASP9 gene encoding caspase-9 isoform X1, producing MEEQQRRALRRGRARLVAALRVEPLWDPLEQRGLFTRPMLEELQSAGSRGEQARQLIIDLETRGKQAFPAFLSILRDTGQGDLAEMLIQECESRPVLPQLPDLRPVELELREEKQRKNVTPHEHLSISVQAESERPRIPPVPARGSAVDKRSRDLVYEMKTDPCGHCLILNNVNFSRDSGLSTREGSDIDCEKLERRFKALRFTVLTRRDLKAQEIVLELQKLSRQDHSALDCCIVVILSHGCQTSHIQFPGGIYGTDGKPIPIEKIVNYFNGSNSPSLRGKPKLFFIQACGGEQRDQGFVVDCDSPEEEAPGGSLESDATPFRVPSDNVDEPDAIACLPTPSDILVSYSTFPGFVSWREKSSGSWYVEMLDSVLEQYAHSEDLLGMLVRVAGAVSAKGRYKQMPGCFNFLRKKFFFACD from the exons atggaggagcagcagcgCCGGGCGCTGCGGCGCGGGCGGGCCCGGCTGGTGGCAGCGCTGCGGGTGGAGCCGCTCTGGGACCCGCTGGAGCAGCGCGGGCTCTTCACCCGGCCcatgctggaggagctgcag agtGCTGGCAGCCGAGGAGAGCAAGCCCGACAGCTGATCATCGACCTGGAGACTCGAGGGAAGCAGgctttccctgctttcctctccaTCCTGAGGGACACCGGGCAGGGTGACCTCGCTGAGATGCTGATCCAGGAGTGCGAATCCCGGCCAGTGCTGCCGCAGCTGCCGGACCTGCGGCCCGTGGAGCTGGAGCTGCGGGAAGAAAAACAGCGTAAAA ATGTGACCCCTCACGAACATTTGTCTATCTCAGTCCAAGCCGAGAGTGAAAGACCTCGAATACCTCCTGTGCCAGCCCGGG GTTCAGCTGTTGACAAGAGGAGCCGTGACCTG GTTTATGAGATGAAAACGGATCCCTGTGGACACTGCCTGATCCTCAATAACGTCAATTTCTCCAGAGACTCGGGTCTCTCGACCCGAGAAGGCTCCGACATCGActgtgagaagctggagagGCGCTTCAAGGCCTTGCGCTTCACCGTCCTGACGCGGCGGGATCTGAAAGCTCAG GAAATTGTTTTGGAGCTGCAGAAGCTGTCACGGCAGGACCACAGTGCTTTGGACTGCTGCATCGTGGTCATCCTTTCCCATGGCTGTCAG ACGAGCCATATTCAGTTTCCCGGAGGCATTTACGGAACGGATGGAAAACCCATTCCCATAGAAAAGATTGTGAACTATTTCAATGGGTCCAATTCCCCGAGTTTGAGAGgaaaacccaaactgttcttCATCCAGGCCTGTGGTGGAG aACAAAGAGATCAAGGCTTTGTAGTGGATTGTGATTCGCCTGAAGAGGAAGCTCCTGGGGGTTCTTTGGAATCGGACGCGACTCCGTTTCGGGTGCCATCGGATAACGTGGATGAGCCCGATGCCATCGCCTGTTTGCCCACACCCAGCGACATCTTGGTTTCCTACTCAACTTTTCCAG GTTTTGTCTCCTGGAGGGAGAAGTCGAGTGGCTCGTGGTATGTGGAAATGCTGGACAGTGTGCTGGAGCAATATGCCCATTCAGAAGATCTGCTGGGCATGTTAGTGAGg GTGGCAGGTGCTGTCTCTGCCAAGGGAAGGTACAAGCAGATGCCGGGATGTTTCAATTTCCTCCGTAAAAAATTCTTCTTCGCATGCGACTGA
- the CASP9 gene encoding caspase-9 isoform X3: protein MEEQQRRALRRGRARLVAALRVEPLWDPLEQRGLFTRPMLEELQSAGSRGEQARQLIIDLETRGKQAFPAFLSILRDTGQGDLAEMLIQECESRPVLPQLPDLRPVELELREEKQRKNVTPHEHLSISVQAESERPRIPPVPARGSAVDKRSRDLVYEMKTDPCGHCLILNNVNFSRDSGLSTREGSDIDCEKLERRFKALRFTVLTRRDLKAQEIVLELQKLSRQDHSALDCCIVVILSHGCQTSHIQFPGGIYGTDGKPIPIEKIVNYFNGSNSPSLRGKPKLFFIQACGGEQRDQGFVVDCDSPEEEAPGGSLESDATPFRVPSDNVDEPDAIACLPTPSDILVSYSTFPGFVSWREKSSGSWYVEMLDSVLEQYAHSEDLLGMLVRCLLKAPLKWEE from the exons atggaggagcagcagcgCCGGGCGCTGCGGCGCGGGCGGGCCCGGCTGGTGGCAGCGCTGCGGGTGGAGCCGCTCTGGGACCCGCTGGAGCAGCGCGGGCTCTTCACCCGGCCcatgctggaggagctgcag agtGCTGGCAGCCGAGGAGAGCAAGCCCGACAGCTGATCATCGACCTGGAGACTCGAGGGAAGCAGgctttccctgctttcctctccaTCCTGAGGGACACCGGGCAGGGTGACCTCGCTGAGATGCTGATCCAGGAGTGCGAATCCCGGCCAGTGCTGCCGCAGCTGCCGGACCTGCGGCCCGTGGAGCTGGAGCTGCGGGAAGAAAAACAGCGTAAAA ATGTGACCCCTCACGAACATTTGTCTATCTCAGTCCAAGCCGAGAGTGAAAGACCTCGAATACCTCCTGTGCCAGCCCGGG GTTCAGCTGTTGACAAGAGGAGCCGTGACCTG GTTTATGAGATGAAAACGGATCCCTGTGGACACTGCCTGATCCTCAATAACGTCAATTTCTCCAGAGACTCGGGTCTCTCGACCCGAGAAGGCTCCGACATCGActgtgagaagctggagagGCGCTTCAAGGCCTTGCGCTTCACCGTCCTGACGCGGCGGGATCTGAAAGCTCAG GAAATTGTTTTGGAGCTGCAGAAGCTGTCACGGCAGGACCACAGTGCTTTGGACTGCTGCATCGTGGTCATCCTTTCCCATGGCTGTCAG ACGAGCCATATTCAGTTTCCCGGAGGCATTTACGGAACGGATGGAAAACCCATTCCCATAGAAAAGATTGTGAACTATTTCAATGGGTCCAATTCCCCGAGTTTGAGAGgaaaacccaaactgttcttCATCCAGGCCTGTGGTGGAG aACAAAGAGATCAAGGCTTTGTAGTGGATTGTGATTCGCCTGAAGAGGAAGCTCCTGGGGGTTCTTTGGAATCGGACGCGACTCCGTTTCGGGTGCCATCGGATAACGTGGATGAGCCCGATGCCATCGCCTGTTTGCCCACACCCAGCGACATCTTGGTTTCCTACTCAACTTTTCCAG GTTTTGTCTCCTGGAGGGAGAAGTCGAGTGGCTCGTGGTATGTGGAAATGCTGGACAGTGTGCTGGAGCAATATGCCCATTCAGAAGATCTGCTGGGCATGTTAGTGAGg TGCCTCCTGAAGGCTCCTCTGAAGTGGGAAGAGTAG